One genomic segment of Arachis duranensis cultivar V14167 chromosome 4, aradu.V14167.gnm2.J7QH, whole genome shotgun sequence includes these proteins:
- the LOC127746664 gene encoding uncharacterized protein LOC127746664, translated as MILTKDCSAIIHNNLSKKMPDPINFQISCTTRSTTFEKALCDIGTGINLMPLSVMKKLIIQEAQPTRIALQMADKSLKQAHGIIENVLVKITELFLPTDFVILDMGKDAKNFMILGRPFLATGRAQIDVDKGELVMRMHEDYLVFNVFKPSSLSGEGGTYM; from the coding sequence aTGATCTTGACCAAGGATTGTAGTGCCATAATTCATAACAACTTgtcaaagaagatgccagaCCCAATAAACTTTCAGATTTCATGCACCACCaggagcacaacctttgagaaagcgcTGTGTGATATTGGTACAGGCATCAATTTGATGCCCTTATCCGTAATGAAAAAGCTCATAATTCAAGAGGCACAACCAACAAGGATAGCactacaaatggcagacaagtctcTAAAACAGGCACATGGAATAATAGAAAATGTCTTGGTTAAGATTACAGAACTTTTTCTCCCTACAGATTTCGTGATTCTTGACATGGGAAAAGATGCAAAAAATTTTATGATCCTTGGAAGgccattcctagccactgggAGAGCTCAGATTGATGTTGACAAAGGAGAATTAGTTATGAGGATGCATGAAGACTATTTGGTGTTCAATGTTTTTAAACCTTCATCACTCTCTGGAGAAGGAGGTACCTACATGTAG